One Deefgea tanakiae genomic region harbors:
- the cobT gene encoding nicotinate-nucleotide--dimethylbenzimidazole phosphoribosyltransferase, whose amino-acid sequence MKAINTETQQAAQERQSQLTKPMGSLGRLEDLAIWFSGRTGNDTPKRLQAAICVFAADHGVAAEGVSAFPAEVTAQMVVNFINGGAAISVLARENNMSLSIVDVGVKSDYPTPNTSHGKLFRSPVCAGTANLRITAAMTEAQMNKAWQIGAGSAMHAVENNKNLIIGGEMGIANTTAAAALICALTGASPEDIVGLGTGIQAGAHAHKIQVVKDALIRAKSAGAVTAFDWLREVGGLEIAALAGFYTAAAEAGVPVLLDGFITTAAALVAVKANPAVGEWLLASHVSQEQGHRSALAALNLTPILDLGLRLGEASGAAIAFPIIQSALTLHREMATFAEAGVAAGAM is encoded by the coding sequence ATGAAAGCCATCAACACCGAAACCCAGCAAGCCGCGCAAGAGCGCCAAAGCCAGCTGACCAAACCCATGGGCAGCTTGGGTCGTCTTGAAGACCTCGCTATTTGGTTTTCCGGACGAACAGGTAATGACACCCCCAAGCGCCTGCAAGCCGCGATTTGCGTATTTGCCGCCGACCATGGCGTTGCTGCCGAGGGCGTGTCGGCATTTCCTGCCGAAGTCACCGCGCAGATGGTCGTCAACTTCATCAATGGTGGCGCAGCAATTAGTGTGTTGGCACGTGAAAACAATATGTCATTGAGTATTGTTGATGTTGGTGTCAAAAGTGACTACCCCACACCCAATACCTCACACGGCAAGTTATTTCGCAGCCCCGTTTGCGCCGGCACGGCGAACCTGCGCATTACCGCCGCCATGACCGAAGCGCAAATGAACAAAGCTTGGCAAATCGGCGCTGGCAGTGCCATGCATGCGGTTGAAAACAACAAAAATCTAATTATTGGCGGCGAAATGGGCATCGCCAATACCACGGCCGCCGCAGCGCTAATTTGTGCACTGACAGGCGCTTCGCCTGAAGACATCGTTGGCCTTGGCACTGGCATTCAAGCTGGGGCTCATGCCCATAAAATTCAAGTCGTTAAAGATGCACTCATTCGTGCTAAATCAGCTGGCGCAGTGACTGCGTTCGATTGGCTACGTGAAGTGGGTGGGCTTGAAATTGCCGCCTTGGCGGGTTTTTACACGGCGGCCGCTGAAGCAGGCGTTCCGGTCTTACTCGATGGGTTTATCACGACTGCCGCCGCCTTGGTAGCAGTAAAAGCCAATCCTGCGGTCGGTGAATGGCTGCTAGCCAGTCATGTATCGCAAGAACAGGGCCATCGCAGCGCCCTAGCCGCCCTCAATTTGACCCCAATCTTGGATTTAGGTCTGCGCCTTGGCGAAGCCAGTGGCGCGGCGATTGCATTCCCAATCATTCAATCGGCACTCACTTTGCATCGTGAAATGGCCACGTTTGCCGAAGCGGGTGTCGCAGCGGGTGCGATGTAA
- a CDS encoding GGDEF domain-containing protein, producing MTLLITLCIGLAIGLLLQTIRVKHLRHQLSEEQLHDPLTGLYQRPHLFALSEREVNRAQRSQHKMAVLIADMDHCADINAKYGLHAGDLALKRLAECALSSVRDFDLVGRYSGEEVALVLPDTDYKGAMVVAERLRKLIKKLPIQLENQDEFYISITIGLAALSTETETLEDILVAADTALQSAKQFGIDRIEVFPASLPTL from the coding sequence ATGACGTTACTCATTACCCTATGCATTGGATTGGCCATTGGCTTGCTTCTACAGACCATCAGAGTCAAACATTTGCGCCACCAATTATCTGAAGAACAACTCCATGACCCACTAACGGGGCTTTATCAACGCCCGCATTTATTTGCCCTCTCCGAGCGAGAGGTCAATCGCGCCCAGCGCAGCCAGCACAAAATGGCGGTACTGATTGCTGATATGGATCATTGCGCGGATATTAATGCCAAATATGGTCTGCATGCTGGCGATTTAGCACTGAAACGATTAGCTGAATGCGCGCTCAGCTCGGTGCGTGATTTTGATTTGGTCGGCCGGTATTCCGGTGAAGAAGTTGCACTGGTTTTACCCGATACCGATTACAAAGGTGCGATGGTGGTCGCGGAACGTTTACGTAAACTCATCAAAAAACTACCCATTCAGTTAGAAAACCAAGATGAATTTTATATCTCAATCACCATTGGTTTAGCCGCGCTCAGCACTGAAACCGAGACGCTCGAAGACATCCTCGTCGCCGCCGATACCGCACTGCAATCCGCAAAACAATTTGGCATTGATCGGATTGAAGTCTTTCCTGCCTCACTGCCTACCCTCTAA
- the waaC gene encoding lipopolysaccharide heptosyltransferase I, with protein MQKILIVRLSSMGDVIHQMPAITDLVRAFPDAVIDWVVEEGFAELPRLHPAIRRVIPVALRRWRKAPLAASTRAEWAKFKTELRACRYDLILDAQGLLKSAAVARMTCGPVAGFDRNSCREPLASFAYHRRYPIAKSLHAIERNRRLTAAANGYSLRGEMDYGLKVPLQNLSWLGDAPYVVLLTATSRADKEWPESHWIELAQRCIAEGVRPVFPWGSDAELQRAQRLAAAFPSATSAIVPPKLSLTDAAVMLAGSRIVVGVDTGLAHLAAAVAVPVVAIFCASEPELTGVRSATFALNLGGNGKPPSVDQVWDALVSGRLP; from the coding sequence ATGCAAAAAATATTGATTGTTCGCCTCTCTTCGATGGGCGATGTGATTCATCAAATGCCAGCGATTACGGACTTAGTTCGTGCGTTTCCTGATGCGGTGATTGATTGGGTCGTTGAAGAAGGATTTGCCGAATTACCGCGACTGCATCCTGCGATTCGGCGCGTCATTCCGGTGGCGTTGCGCCGTTGGCGAAAGGCTCCGTTGGCGGCGTCGACCCGTGCAGAATGGGCGAAGTTTAAAACCGAGCTGCGTGCTTGTCGTTATGATTTGATTTTAGATGCACAAGGTCTACTCAAAAGCGCTGCCGTGGCACGGATGACCTGTGGCCCTGTGGCGGGTTTTGATCGCAATTCTTGCCGCGAGCCTTTGGCGAGTTTTGCCTATCATCGCAGATATCCGATTGCCAAAAGCCTCCATGCGATTGAGCGCAACCGTCGTCTGACCGCCGCTGCCAATGGCTATTCGCTGCGCGGTGAGATGGATTATGGTTTGAAAGTGCCCTTGCAGAATTTGTCTTGGCTGGGCGATGCGCCTTATGTGGTGCTGTTAACGGCAACGAGCCGTGCCGATAAAGAATGGCCTGAGTCGCATTGGATTGAGCTGGCGCAGCGTTGTATTGCCGAGGGGGTGCGGCCCGTATTTCCTTGGGGCAGTGATGCCGAGTTGCAGCGTGCGCAGCGTTTGGCGGCGGCATTTCCGTCGGCGACTTCAGCAATTGTTCCGCCGAAATTGAGCCTAACCGATGCGGCCGTGATGCTGGCCGGTAGTCGCATCGTTGTGGGTGTCGATACCGGTTTGGCGCATTTAGCGGCGGCGGTTGCCGTGCCGGTGGTGGCGATTTTTTGTGCTTCCGAGCCCGAACTCACCGGCGTGCGTTCGGCTACGTTTGCATTGAATTTGGGCGGCAATGGCAAACCGCCAAGCGTTGATCAAGTCTGGGATGCGCTTGTGTCGGGGCGTTTGCCGTGA
- a CDS encoding 3-deoxy-D-manno-octulosonic acid transferase has translation MARWVYRLVLWLVFPLIWLYLLKRSKKQPAYRNQWAERLGYYSRGNTDELLQLNTQSRPVWLHAVSVGEVRASAPVIAALRQQYPQCSFVLTCMTPTGRETAQELFGAFATIVYLPYDYPSAIRRFLCTFQPLCGVVMETEIWPNLIHACADADIPLVLANARLSEKSFLGYQKARALIAPAMARWAQVLAQAPADAARLTQLGAANVQVMGSVKFDNQIDASNVALGRHWRSQFAERSVVLLASSRDGEEAEFLTQWRALFPQFAPLLIIVPRHPQRFDLVASLIEAQGLSLLRRSQWQGETLVDADVLLGDSMGEMLAWFAAADLTVMGGSLLPFGCQNFIEACAVGCPVLLGPHTYNFAAAAEAALTEGAAWQGATLSDVMVKIPKLLAEPALREPMGRSGVQFAQAHRGATAQLMRHLAAYLSP, from the coding sequence ATGGCACGCTGGGTCTATCGGCTGGTGCTGTGGCTGGTGTTTCCGTTGATTTGGCTGTATTTGCTCAAGCGAAGTAAAAAACAGCCGGCATATCGAAATCAATGGGCTGAAAGGCTGGGGTATTACTCACGAGGAAATACGGATGAATTGCTGCAGCTTAATACCCAGTCAAGACCAGTTTGGTTGCATGCGGTATCAGTCGGTGAAGTGCGCGCCAGTGCCCCTGTAATTGCCGCATTGCGCCAGCAGTATCCGCAGTGTTCTTTCGTGTTGACCTGCATGACACCCACAGGGCGCGAAACTGCGCAGGAATTATTTGGTGCTTTCGCCACCATTGTCTATTTACCCTACGATTATCCATCCGCGATTCGCCGTTTTTTATGTACTTTTCAACCGCTGTGCGGTGTGGTGATGGAGACCGAAATCTGGCCGAATCTCATTCATGCGTGTGCTGATGCTGATATTCCGCTGGTGCTGGCAAATGCTCGCCTCTCGGAAAAGTCTTTTCTGGGATACCAAAAAGCCCGTGCTTTAATTGCCCCCGCGATGGCTCGGTGGGCGCAGGTTTTAGCGCAGGCGCCTGCTGATGCAGCGCGTTTGACTCAACTTGGTGCCGCGAATGTGCAGGTGATGGGCTCAGTGAAGTTTGATAATCAAATCGATGCCAGCAACGTAGCTCTGGGTCGCCACTGGCGCTCGCAATTTGCCGAGCGCAGCGTGGTGTTATTGGCATCGAGTCGTGATGGGGAAGAGGCTGAATTTCTTACGCAGTGGCGGGCCCTATTTCCGCAGTTTGCTCCCTTGCTGATTATTGTGCCGCGTCACCCGCAGCGTTTTGACCTAGTGGCGAGCTTGATTGAGGCGCAGGGTTTGAGTCTGCTGCGCCGTAGTCAATGGCAAGGCGAGACCCTCGTTGATGCGGATGTACTCTTGGGCGACAGCATGGGTGAAATGCTGGCTTGGTTTGCGGCCGCTGATCTTACGGTGATGGGCGGTTCTTTATTGCCGTTTGGTTGTCAGAACTTCATCGAGGCGTGTGCCGTGGGTTGCCCCGTGCTGCTTGGGCCGCACACCTATAATTTTGCCGCTGCCGCAGAGGCCGCGTTGACAGAAGGGGCCGCTTGGCAGGGGGCAACGTTGTCAGATGTAATGGTAAAAATCCCAAAACTGCTGGCAGAACCCGCTCTGCGGGAACCTATGGGCCGCTCTGGCGTCCAATTTGCCCAAGCGCATCGGGGAGCAACCGCGCAGTTGATGCGTCATCTTGCCGCGTATCTCTCTCCTTAG
- a CDS encoding disulfide bond formation protein B, with translation MPKNNEISNENTYGWYLLFACWLIAASGTLGSLFFSEVMQIPPCVLCWYQRIAMYPLLVVFSVALFPFDPRCTRYALPLAIIGWLFAFFHLLIYSGVIPESMQPCTAEVSCAKIDLELIGFITIPLMSVVAFSLMIGLLLTIAKGNKK, from the coding sequence TTGCCTAAAAATAATGAGATTTCAAACGAAAATACCTATGGTTGGTATTTACTCTTTGCGTGCTGGCTAATTGCAGCGAGCGGCACTTTGGGTAGCCTTTTTTTTAGTGAAGTGATGCAGATTCCGCCTTGCGTGCTCTGCTGGTATCAGCGGATTGCGATGTATCCTTTGCTGGTGGTTTTTAGTGTGGCCTTATTCCCGTTTGATCCGCGTTGTACCCGTTACGCTTTACCTTTGGCCATCATTGGCTGGCTATTCGCCTTTTTCCATTTACTGATTTATAGCGGTGTTATTCCTGAATCCATGCAGCCCTGCACGGCAGAAGTATCTTGCGCGAAAATTGATTTGGAACTGATTGGCTTTATCACTATCCCATTGATGTCGGTCGTGGCGTTCTCGCTGATGATTGGCTTGCTTTTAACGATTGCGAAAGGAAATAAAAAATGA
- a CDS encoding DsbA family protein, whose translation MKRSLIVVTSVVAMLALFAIGAVIYKQQSVASSQQVAVENSAALTRFSSVTYGANDAKVHIVEFMDPACEACRAFYPYVKNIINSQQGKIKLTVRYANFHEGSDYVAQVLEAARAQDKYWPALEALLATQDQWASHHAPAPETVWKYLGNLGLNFEQMQQDMNDPKVLAVIEQDRADAQALQISKTPSFFVNGKPLIKFGYEELEQLIQSELKQAYPN comes from the coding sequence ATGAAACGTTCACTGATTGTGGTGACGAGTGTTGTGGCCATGTTGGCTCTGTTTGCGATTGGTGCGGTGATTTACAAACAGCAAAGCGTGGCCAGTTCGCAACAAGTGGCGGTGGAGAATAGCGCAGCTTTGACTCGATTTTCATCGGTAACGTATGGGGCGAATGACGCCAAAGTGCATATCGTCGAATTTATGGATCCCGCCTGTGAAGCTTGCCGAGCGTTTTACCCCTATGTAAAAAACATCATTAATAGTCAGCAAGGCAAAATCAAATTGACGGTCCGTTACGCCAATTTCCATGAAGGTTCGGACTATGTGGCGCAAGTTTTAGAGGCGGCCCGAGCGCAAGATAAATACTGGCCAGCATTGGAGGCTTTGTTAGCAACGCAAGACCAATGGGCTAGCCATCATGCGCCAGCACCGGAAACGGTTTGGAAATATTTGGGTAATTTAGGCCTAAATTTTGAGCAGATGCAGCAAGATATGAATGACCCGAAAGTACTGGCGGTGATTGAGCAAGATCGTGCGGATGCGCAAGCGCTACAAATCAGTAAAACGCCGTCGTTTTTTGTGAACGGTAAGCCATTAATCAAATTTGGCTATGAGGAATTAGAGCAGTTGATTCAGAGTGAATTAAAACAAGCCTATCCGAACTGA
- a CDS encoding DMT family transporter: MNPHISSAYLTLILVWSTTALGIKWAVMGLPFSLALLGRFGLAALLALSVLAWRRQSLPLQRSDLRVYAIAGCASALSMLGTFWAAQYISSGMVAVVYGLIPLATAMFSRWILKTPLQGLEYLAIAVGFSGLVVIFGQKLSLTPEGFYGLGALLLSAIVQSGAAVLLKVHAQGQSPVAVNAGALTVGTCICAAIWLLAGAPMVEDLPLRSAAAVVYLASLGSVLAFSLYYWLIRECRPISVALISLITPVTSLWLGNVLNHEAFHRDELIGTGLILFGLLIYGLAIHRKKP; this comes from the coding sequence ATGAATCCACATATTTCATCGGCTTATTTAACGCTAATTCTGGTCTGGTCGACCACCGCACTGGGCATTAAATGGGCAGTGATGGGGCTGCCATTTAGTTTAGCCTTACTCGGTCGCTTTGGACTTGCTGCCCTGTTGGCCTTGAGTGTATTAGCGTGGCGGCGACAATCGCTCCCATTGCAGCGCAGTGATTTGCGTGTTTATGCCATTGCGGGCTGTGCCAGCGCGCTCTCGATGCTCGGTACATTTTGGGCGGCACAGTACATCAGCTCAGGCATGGTCGCCGTTGTTTATGGGCTAATTCCGCTGGCCACGGCGATGTTTTCGCGCTGGATTTTAAAAACGCCCTTGCAAGGGCTCGAATACTTGGCGATTGCAGTGGGATTTTCGGGTTTGGTCGTGATCTTCGGTCAAAAGCTCAGCCTCACGCCCGAGGGTTTTTATGGCCTTGGCGCGCTGCTCTTAAGTGCCATCGTGCAGTCTGGCGCGGCGGTTTTACTCAAAGTACACGCACAAGGCCAATCTCCCGTTGCGGTAAATGCCGGTGCCTTAACCGTGGGAACCTGTATTTGCGCGGCCATTTGGCTGCTGGCTGGTGCGCCGATGGTCGAGGACTTGCCGCTACGCTCAGCGGCGGCTGTGGTCTATCTAGCCAGCTTGGGTTCGGTCTTGGCGTTTAGTCTGTATTACTGGCTGATTCGTGAATGCCGACCAATTAGCGTCGCGCTGATTTCACTGATTACGCCAGTGACGTCACTCTGGTTGGGTAATGTGCTGAATCACGAAGCATTTCATCGTGATGAATTGATTGGTACCGGATTGATTTTGTTCGGCTTACTGATTTACGGGCTGGCAATTCATCGCAAGAAACCATAA
- a CDS encoding PliI family lysozyme inhibitor of I-type lysozyme, with product MNLKLFIHSIFTLALSTNGYAEIPRFVKQIQLPDNRSTIQVAEGDNEPRSIGSYAIRLYGGSNPDFPLDDFITGQIHPRDGAVERLINTDLNGDGVGEVVVVMRSAGSGGYLSADVFSWQNKTLRRIQSISDLGPKDDPVAELKQLARKK from the coding sequence ATGAACTTAAAATTATTCATCCACAGTATATTTACCCTAGCCTTATCTACGAATGGCTACGCAGAGATACCTCGATTTGTGAAGCAAATCCAACTCCCCGACAATCGCAGCACGATTCAAGTTGCCGAGGGCGACAACGAACCGCGCAGCATTGGTAGCTACGCGATTCGTCTGTATGGCGGCTCAAATCCTGATTTTCCATTGGATGATTTTATTACTGGGCAAATCCATCCCCGCGATGGCGCGGTTGAGCGACTGATCAATACCGATTTGAATGGCGATGGCGTCGGTGAGGTGGTTGTCGTGATGCGCTCGGCGGGCAGCGGCGGATATCTCAGTGCTGATGTGTTCAGCTGGCAAAATAAAACCCTGAGGCGCATTCAATCGATTAGCGATTTAGGCCCCAAAGACGACCCAGTGGCTGAACTCAAACAGCTCGCTAGGAAAAAATGA
- a CDS encoding sulfite exporter TauE/SafE family protein, whose product MLEATLACLAVGLVAGFLAGLLGVGGGLVIVPALLWVFHLIGVIPEQQQHLAIGTSLATIIFTGAASVRAHHQKGAVRWDVVRQITPGIVLGTFIGAQIAGFISTFYLLCIFIVFAYVVATQMLLDLKPKPTRQLPAALGMNVVGGIIGLLSSWVGIGGGSLSVPFMSSCNVPVKTAIGTSSAVGIPIAIAGAVGFVVSGWSVPALPQGSLGYVYLPALLGIVLASFPMAKVGAAAAHRLPVPALKKCFAALLIILASKMLWSLL is encoded by the coding sequence ATGCTAGAAGCCACCCTTGCTTGCCTCGCCGTTGGCTTGGTCGCTGGATTCTTAGCGGGTCTACTCGGCGTTGGTGGCGGTTTGGTGATTGTGCCCGCGCTGCTGTGGGTGTTTCACTTGATCGGCGTGATTCCCGAACAGCAGCAACATTTGGCGATTGGCACATCACTAGCGACGATTATCTTCACGGGTGCGGCGAGTGTGCGAGCGCATCATCAAAAAGGCGCGGTGCGCTGGGATGTGGTGCGCCAGATTACACCGGGGATTGTGCTGGGCACCTTTATCGGTGCGCAGATTGCCGGATTCATTTCTACGTTTTATTTGCTGTGTATTTTTATTGTCTTTGCCTACGTCGTCGCCACGCAAATGCTGCTAGACCTAAAACCTAAACCGACCCGACAACTGCCCGCTGCGCTGGGTATGAATGTCGTTGGTGGCATCATCGGCTTGCTGTCGAGCTGGGTGGGCATTGGCGGCGGTTCGCTATCGGTACCGTTTATGAGTAGTTGCAACGTCCCCGTTAAAACAGCGATTGGTACTTCATCCGCAGTTGGCATTCCGATTGCGATTGCCGGTGCAGTAGGATTTGTCGTCAGTGGCTGGTCTGTACCCGCGTTACCGCAAGGCAGTTTGGGTTATGTATATTTACCCGCCTTATTGGGCATCGTGCTGGCGAGTTTCCCAATGGCCAAAGTAGGCGCAGCCGCTGCGCATCGATTGCCCGTTCCGGCACTCAAAAAATGCTTTGCTGCGCTATTGATTATTTTGGCGAGTAAAATGCTATGGAGCCTGCTGTGA
- a CDS encoding EVE domain-containing protein, whose protein sequence is MNYWLMKSEPADVSIDDLAHRNTVGWYGVRNYQARNFMRDTQQVGDGVLFYHSSCEQVGIAGIARVASAPYPDPTQFDPTSKYFDPKSTPEKPRWQQVDVEFVRKTPLLSITQLRQYPPLAEMVVLQKGSRLSITPVTQQEWDFIQELLAC, encoded by the coding sequence ATGAACTATTGGCTAATGAAATCTGAACCCGCCGACGTCAGTATTGATGACCTTGCCCACCGCAATACCGTGGGCTGGTATGGCGTGCGAAACTATCAAGCGCGTAACTTTATGCGCGATACCCAGCAAGTCGGCGATGGGGTGCTGTTTTATCACTCATCCTGTGAGCAGGTCGGCATTGCCGGTATCGCTCGCGTCGCCAGTGCGCCCTATCCCGACCCCACTCAGTTTGACCCGACCTCCAAGTATTTCGATCCGAAATCAACACCAGAAAAACCGCGTTGGCAACAAGTCGACGTTGAGTTTGTTCGTAAAACGCCGCTTTTATCGATAACCCAACTGCGCCAATATCCGCCGTTGGCGGAGATGGTCGTGCTGCAAAAAGGCTCGCGCCTATCGATCACACCAGTCACGCAGCAAGAATGGGACTTTATTCAAGAGTTGCTTGCATGCTAG
- a CDS encoding ankyrin repeat domain-containing protein: protein MLNVQFLINHLKESLSPALYPSQLEARYPKVLARIMLSWEKGDLDACFNDLLIQDDQQQDGFPPDVATELFRLQIVLDSLKPQAEDVWGHIRSDKIDPADIQTLNHHGHKVNSEGLNRAIEQRQFGLLPVFVRAGLSIEQKDEAGWTPIMHACFAGKLDVVIQLIKLGANLGVKDQHGYSLLHWAALNGNPDLVALLIGHELNPVQASNKGITPLMQAAAGGHILAMQYIVAQGGSVAINARSYEGWTALHKATANKQVAAALWLAERGANPHQQNQQGESACSLALKLNQPRLYELLSESADRQTNTIEWQLA from the coding sequence ATGCTCAACGTCCAATTCCTCATCAATCACCTCAAAGAAAGTTTGAGCCCTGCGCTTTATCCAAGCCAGCTCGAAGCGCGCTACCCAAAAGTACTCGCGCGCATCATGTTGAGCTGGGAAAAAGGCGATCTGGATGCTTGCTTTAATGATTTGTTGATTCAAGATGATCAACAACAAGATGGCTTTCCACCCGACGTTGCGACCGAGCTCTTTCGCCTACAAATCGTACTCGACAGCCTCAAACCTCAAGCCGAAGATGTTTGGGGCCATATTCGTAGCGACAAAATCGATCCAGCGGATATCCAAACCCTTAATCATCACGGTCATAAAGTAAACTCAGAGGGTCTAAATCGTGCGATTGAGCAACGCCAGTTTGGGCTCTTGCCGGTGTTTGTTCGCGCAGGCCTATCCATCGAACAAAAAGACGAAGCGGGCTGGACGCCAATCATGCACGCGTGCTTTGCGGGTAAATTAGACGTGGTCATTCAGCTCATTAAATTGGGCGCGAACTTAGGTGTCAAAGACCAACACGGATATTCACTACTGCACTGGGCCGCGCTCAATGGCAATCCTGATCTGGTTGCACTATTAATTGGGCACGAACTCAATCCAGTGCAAGCCAGCAACAAAGGGATTACACCACTGATGCAAGCTGCGGCCGGTGGGCATATTTTGGCGATGCAGTATATCGTGGCGCAAGGTGGTAGCGTGGCGATTAATGCGCGTAGCTATGAAGGCTGGACAGCCTTGCATAAAGCGACCGCCAACAAGCAAGTAGCGGCGGCTTTGTGGTTGGCTGAGCGCGGTGCGAATCCGCACCAGCAAAACCAGCAAGGCGAATCAGCGTGCTCGCTCGCATTAAAACTGAACCAGCCTCGACTGTATGAATTACTGAGCGAATCTGCTGATCGCCAAACTAATACCATTGAATGGCAACTGGCGTGA
- the hemB gene encoding porphobilinogen synthase — protein sequence MHSNRPFPHTRLRRMRRDDFSRRLMRENTLSANDFILPVFVLDGKNREEAISSMPGVTRQSLDKLYYTAEQAVQLGIPALALFPVIEPALKSLDAAEAWNRRGLVPRALEELKRRFPELGLITDIALDPYTVHGQDGIIDENGYVLNDETVAALMKQALCHAAAGADMVAPSDMMDGRIGAIRAALDREDHIHTRILAYSAKYASAFYGPFRDAVGSSGNLGKGNKYTYQMDPANSDEALHEVALDLAEGADMVMVKPGMPYLDIVRRVKDEFKVPTFVYQVSGEYAMLKAASQNGWLNEEAVVLESLLAFKRAGADAILTYYALDAARWLAAK from the coding sequence ATGCATAGCAATCGCCCCTTCCCTCATACCCGTTTGCGCCGCATGCGCCGCGATGATTTTTCGCGCCGTTTAATGCGCGAAAATACACTCAGCGCGAATGACTTTATCCTGCCGGTATTCGTGCTCGATGGTAAAAATCGTGAAGAAGCTATTAGCTCAATGCCGGGCGTGACGCGGCAAAGCCTTGATAAACTGTATTACACCGCCGAACAAGCCGTGCAACTGGGTATTCCAGCCTTGGCATTGTTCCCAGTCATTGAACCTGCACTCAAATCGCTCGACGCCGCGGAAGCGTGGAATCGCCGTGGCCTCGTACCTCGCGCGCTCGAAGAACTCAAACGCCGGTTTCCAGAGCTGGGGCTGATTACCGATATCGCGCTCGACCCGTACACGGTGCACGGCCAAGACGGCATTATTGATGAAAATGGCTATGTGCTAAACGACGAAACCGTCGCGGCACTCATGAAACAAGCGCTGTGCCACGCGGCGGCGGGTGCGGATATGGTGGCGCCTAGCGACATGATGGATGGCCGGATTGGCGCGATTCGCGCGGCGCTCGACCGTGAAGACCATATTCACACCCGAATTTTGGCGTACTCCGCCAAGTATGCTTCGGCGTTCTATGGCCCGTTCCGCGATGCGGTTGGCTCGTCGGGCAATCTGGGCAAAGGCAATAAATACACTTACCAAATGGACCCCGCCAACAGCGATGAAGCACTACACGAAGTTGCGCTCGATTTGGCTGAAGGTGCGGATATGGTGATGGTCAAACCGGGCATGCCGTATTTAGATATCGTTCGCCGCGTCAAAGACGAATTCAAAGTGCCGACCTTTGTGTATCAAGTATCGGGTGAATACGCGATGCTCAAAGCAGCGAGCCAAAATGGTTGGCTAAACGAAGAAGCCGTTGTTTTAGAAAGTCTTTTGGCATTTAAGCGCGCGGGGGCGGATGCTATTTTGACTTACTACGCACTCGATGCCGCACGCTGGTTGGCCGCAAAATAG